CTGTCTGGAAATATGTCCATCTTTTGCGTGAGGTTGGATATGTTATAGATGCCTCGCCAAAAACCGGCTATACTCTCCGAAAACGTACTTGGCTCTTACTTCCATATGAGGTGAAGAGATATCTGAAGACCAAGGTCATCGGTCAGGATATGCATCATTTCGAACAGGTGCCTTCAACAAATGCTCTCGCCCGTCAGATGATGCATGAGGTCGGGGACGAAGTTCAGCCCGGAACTGTTCTTATCGCAGAACAGCAGACCGGCGGTCTTGGTCGTATGAACCGCGTGTGGATGTCGCCAGCAGGAGGTATCTGGGCGACGATCGTGGTGATGCCAAAACTACACGTCGATCAGACCTTCCTTATTATGATGGCGTCCTCCATATCACTTGCCCGTGCGATCCGTCACGAGTTTGAACTCTCTGCCCTGATCCAGTGGCCGAATGATGTGTTCATCGGCGATAAAAAGGTTGCTGGAACCACTATGGAACTTACCGCGGATGAGGATATCATCCGTTACTGTCTGGTTGGGATCGGTGTTGATGTGAATGTTTCCGTCGAAAAAGTTATGCCGAATCTTTCCAATTTCGTAACATCTCTCTCGGACGAGCTTGGCCATGATGTGGACCGAGCCCAGTTCTTTGCCGTGTTCTTAAAGGAGTTCGAACGCCGGTATGAGATGATCCTGAAAGGCGAGAAGGAATCGCTCTTCCGGGAGTGGAGAAGCCTTTCCCGTACGCTGCACCGCAGGGTCAGGGTCCGGACGATCAGGGAAAGCTTCGAAGGAGAGGCACTTGATGTCGATGAACACGGTGCTTTGATCATTCATAAAGATAATGGTGAAGTTGAACGCGTGATTGCGGGCGACTGCTATCTTATCTGATCCTTTTTTATTGTTAACCGCCATAATATATTTGGTTAACAATGTACGGAAACGAGAAACGTTCGAGTCTT
This Methanocorpusculum sp. DNA region includes the following protein-coding sequences:
- a CDS encoding biotin--[acetyl-CoA-carboxylase] ligase, translating into MKNIIFDLLHILDEAGIDQPVAGNVISERLGISRTAVWKYVHLLREVGYVIDASPKTGYTLRKRTWLLLPYEVKRYLKTKVIGQDMHHFEQVPSTNALARQMMHEVGDEVQPGTVLIAEQQTGGLGRMNRVWMSPAGGIWATIVVMPKLHVDQTFLIMMASSISLARAIRHEFELSALIQWPNDVFIGDKKVAGTTMELTADEDIIRYCLVGIGVDVNVSVEKVMPNLSNFVTSLSDELGHDVDRAQFFAVFLKEFERRYEMILKGEKESLFREWRSLSRTLHRRVRVRTIRESFEGEALDVDEHGALIIHKDNGEVERVIAGDCYLI